GTAAGCAATGTTGTAGTTTTTACAAACCAGGCCTGCAATCTGGATATTACCCGATTCAACTTCGCTATCGGCAATGCCATAATTACCAATGTGCGCATTGGTAGCAACCATTATTTGCCCGAAGTATGATGGGTCGGTAAAAATTTCCTGGTAACCGGTCATTCCTGTATTAAAACAGATTTCGCCGGTAGTAGTACCTATCTTTCCTGCGGCTTTACCGTAAAATACGGTGCCATCAGCCAATAAAAGTACTGCCGGTAATTTGGTGAAGTGCGTCATTTAGCAAAAAAATTGAATGGATTATTAAATCGGATCGCCTGGTTCAAAGCCCCGTGAAAACTAATAGAAATATTGAAGTAAGGAACTTCCGGATTCACGGTGCAAAAGTAAGAGAATATTTCGGATTTAAAACACGAATTTCAGAAATTAACAGACACGAATTTCACGAATGGAATAAATTAATACGAATTGAATGCGCTGTCAATTGAGTTAATTTATTAGCGTTAGTCTAATTAGATTAAATTCGTGAAATTCGTGCGTTTCAAATTACCTTTGTGCTTTCTTTAATACATTTAACCATGTCTGTAAACAAAGAAGTTAAAAGGATTACCACCCATATTTTGCAGGAGATGAAAAACCGTGGCGAAAAAATTGCCATGCTTACCGCATACGATTACTCCATGGCTACCATTGTAGATGAAGCCGGCATGGACATCATCCTGGTAGGCGATTCGGCCTCAAACGTGATGGCCGGGCATGAAACCACGCTTCCGATAACGCTCGATCAGATGATATACCATGCATCGTCAGTTGTTCGCGCGGCCAAACGCGCATTGGTTGTTGTTGATTTGCCCTTCGGATCATACCAGGGTAACTCCAAAGAGGCGCTTAACTCGTCTATCCGGATCATGAAAGAATCTGGCGCCCATGCTGTTAAAATGGAAGGAGGCGTAGAAATAGCCGAATCTGTAAGCCGTATCCTTACAGCAGGAATCCCGGTAATGGGCCATTTGGGCTTAACGCCACAATCTATTTATAAATTTGGCACCTACACGGTACGCGCCAAGGAGGAAGTTGAGGCCCAAAAGCTGCGTGAAGATGCGCTTAAATTACAGGAGCTTGGCTGCTTTGCTATTGTGCTTGAAAAAATACCGGCCAAGCTGGCAACAGAAGTTAGCCAAAGCGTACAAATCCCTATTATAGGTATCGGTGCCGGCCAGTGCGACGGCCAGGTTTTGGTAATACACGATATGCTGGGGATTAACAACGATTTTAAGCCGCGTTTTTTACGCCAGTATTCTAATTTATATGAGCAGATGAACGGCGCTTTCAAAAACTACATCAGCGATGTAAAATCAAAAAGCTTCCCGAGTGATAAGGAACAATATTAGATAGCCCATGGTTGATAGTTCATGGTTCATAGCCGTTTGCGGTGGCCATGAACTATCAACCATGAACCAAAAATAGAATGGCCCGCCCCGAGTTTAATTATACCAGTTTTGATGTTACTGATAAGGATATCCTTTATGAGGATAATCACCTTATTGCGGTGAACAAACGTGCCGGGGATATTGTACAGGTTGACGATACCGGCGACGAATCATTAGACGATAAAGTTAAAAAGTACATAGCCCAAAAATACAACAAGCCCAATGGCGCGTTTTTAGGCGTGGTGCACCGGCTGGACAGGCCGGTGAGCGGCGTTATCCTGTTTGCCAAAACCAGTAAAGCGCTTGAGCGGATCAATAAAATGTTTAAAGGCCGCGAAATGCATAAAACCTATTATGCCGTGGTGCGCAAAAAACCGTATCCTGAATCGGGCACATTGGTACATTGGCTGGTAAAAAATCCGCAAAAAAACGTAACCAAAGCTCACGACAAAGAGGTGCAAGGCAGTTTACGATCTGAACTGAGCTACAAACTGGTTGCCGAGCTTAACGGGTACTACCTGGTAGAAGTTGACCCGATAACCGGCCGGCCGCACCAAATCCGCGTACAGCTATCAACGCTGGGCTCACCTATAGTAGGCGATAATAAGTACGGATATCCGCGTGGCAGCCTGCGTAAGAGCATCTGCCTTCATGCCCGTAAGCTTACCTTTATTCACCCGGTAAAAAACGAGCCTATCGAAATTATAGCCCCGGTTCCGCGCGATGGCTTTTGGGAGAAATTTGAGGGGATGATGGTTGGGTAATTCAAAAGTAAAAATTCAAAATTCAAAAATAGAGGAGCGGCTTTATAGACCCCTCACCACATCCCAAATCCGCTCATCAACCAAAACCCCTTCGGATAAATTTCTTTCACGGGTTTTCAGGGTATTTTCGCCGGGATAGCTTATTGTACCACCCTCTTGCTCAGGGGTACTGGTTTTGGTGTAAGCGATGATCTCTTCAATTAAGGTGGCTGTTTGCTGATCGTTTGCAGGTTTTATGCAGATAAATACCTGCGATATGCCGGAATCGGCCCCGCTTTCGGTTATTCTTGCTGTGGAGTTTCCACCGCTTAATACAGTAGCCAAAAGATCGAGCACCAGGGCAAGCCCCGATCCTTTCCAAAACCCAATAGGAAGTAGCCTTTTTGCCCCAAGGATGGCTGCCGGATTAGTACTTAAATTACCTTCGCTATCATATCCGCCCGGTAAGGGCAATGGCTCGTTACTATTTTCGTATTGCTTCAACTTCCCCAACGAGTATTGCGATATGGCCATATCCAACACCACATGCCCATCTTTACGTGGCACAGCTATCACCAGGGGGTTATTGCCCAAACGTGGCTCAAGGCCGCCCCAGGGTGGCAGGTTGGCAATGGTATTGGTAAAGCATAAACCTATGTAACCGGCATTGGCAGCCTGCCAGCCGTAGGTGCCACCGCGCATCCAGTGGTTGGTATTTTTTAGTGCCACACATCCTATTCCGTTATCACTTGCAAGTTGGATAGCCCTATCCATACAAAACCTGGCGTTCAGCATCCCGGGACCCAAATTGCCATTCCATTGTTCCATGGCACCAAAACCAGCTTGCCGGTTGGGTTGGTTATCCGGTTTAACCAGCCCATCTTTTACGTGCTGCACAAAAACCGGAAAACGGTTTAATCCATGCGTATATATGCCGTCTCTGCTGTTTTCAGCAAAAATAACAGCACACTTGTCGGCCTTGTCATTTGTAAAGTCGAGGCTTAGTAAAACACGTTTAAATTCGGCTTTAAGCAGCGGGAATGGGATACGCATGGTTTTAATTTCAAAAGTTAAAAGTAAAAATTCAAAAGTTAAAACCGCTACATCAGCTTGAAGATGTTGGCCGTTCCATTAAAATAAAAAACGTTTAAAACAGTTATTTAAATATACCCCCTGCCGGTGGATTAATAACTGCAGGATTTCATATTTTTGCGCGTACATTATTTCATGAAAAAAAAATTTCCATTACTCTTTATACTTGCCTTAGTTGTCGTTGGGGCACTGGTAAACTCCTGCAAAAAAGATAAAAACAGCAATATTCCGGCCCTTTTAGCCAGCGGTGTTTGGCAACTAGCCTCGATACAGGTTTACCATTACACAGGGAATACGCAGGTAGGCAACCCTGACACCTTAAATACCGATTGTGATAAAAACCAGTATTTTACTTTCAAAAGCGATAATACCTGCAGCTACACCAATTTTGATTGTATTGAGCAAACATCAACCGGCACCTGGACGTTGACCGAAAACAGGTTATACTTCTCATCAGATATGGTGGCTAAAGATACGGTAGCAGGTGGCACCATGAGTACCGAAAAACCATTTGACTACACACAGATTGAAACCCTTGGCAATTACTCGCTGGTATTACAAACCGGCGACGTTGAACCCAATTATTCGGCCACTAAGGCCCGCACGGTGGTTCGCTATGGATTTATCAGGCAAAAAGCTATAACAAGTAGCAATTAAATCACATAAAAAATTATATTTGAATATTATTGAACGGTTTATAAATTGCCCTTAACATATTAATTACCGTTTGAGGCAGTTTCATCACCTTTGAAAAACTTTAATGAAGAAACGAATTGCCATTTTTGCTTCAGGTTCGGGATCAAACGCCCA
The genomic region above belongs to Mucilaginibacter sp. KACC 22773 and contains:
- the yiaK gene encoding 3-dehydro-L-gulonate 2-dehydrogenase: MRIPFPLLKAEFKRVLLSLDFTNDKADKCAVIFAENSRDGIYTHGLNRFPVFVQHVKDGLVKPDNQPNRQAGFGAMEQWNGNLGPGMLNARFCMDRAIQLASDNGIGCVALKNTNHWMRGGTYGWQAANAGYIGLCFTNTIANLPPWGGLEPRLGNNPLVIAVPRKDGHVVLDMAISQYSLGKLKQYENSNEPLPLPGGYDSEGNLSTNPAAILGAKRLLPIGFWKGSGLALVLDLLATVLSGGNSTARITESGADSGISQVFICIKPANDQQTATLIEEIIAYTKTSTPEQEGGTISYPGENTLKTRERNLSEGVLVDERIWDVVRGL
- a CDS encoding RluA family pseudouridine synthase codes for the protein MARPEFNYTSFDVTDKDILYEDNHLIAVNKRAGDIVQVDDTGDESLDDKVKKYIAQKYNKPNGAFLGVVHRLDRPVSGVILFAKTSKALERINKMFKGREMHKTYYAVVRKKPYPESGTLVHWLVKNPQKNVTKAHDKEVQGSLRSELSYKLVAELNGYYLVEVDPITGRPHQIRVQLSTLGSPIVGDNKYGYPRGSLRKSICLHARKLTFIHPVKNEPIEIIAPVPRDGFWEKFEGMMVG
- a CDS encoding lipocalin family protein; this encodes MKKKFPLLFILALVVVGALVNSCKKDKNSNIPALLASGVWQLASIQVYHYTGNTQVGNPDTLNTDCDKNQYFTFKSDNTCSYTNFDCIEQTSTGTWTLTENRLYFSSDMVAKDTVAGGTMSTEKPFDYTQIETLGNYSLVLQTGDVEPNYSATKARTVVRYGFIRQKAITSSN
- the panB gene encoding 3-methyl-2-oxobutanoate hydroxymethyltransferase, which translates into the protein MSVNKEVKRITTHILQEMKNRGEKIAMLTAYDYSMATIVDEAGMDIILVGDSASNVMAGHETTLPITLDQMIYHASSVVRAAKRALVVVDLPFGSYQGNSKEALNSSIRIMKESGAHAVKMEGGVEIAESVSRILTAGIPVMGHLGLTPQSIYKFGTYTVRAKEEVEAQKLREDALKLQELGCFAIVLEKIPAKLATEVSQSVQIPIIGIGAGQCDGQVLVIHDMLGINNDFKPRFLRQYSNLYEQMNGAFKNYISDVKSKSFPSDKEQY